In Streptacidiphilus sp. P02-A3a, the DNA window TGTCGGTGCGTCCCGGCGCGCTCCGCGCGTGCCCGGGTCGTCCTTCACCCTTCGTTCTCACCTTACGCACGTGGTCTTTCCCACGTGCGCGCCCTGCCCAATCATTTTTCCTGTCAGGTCAGGAGATGCCTCGACTGGGCCAGGATGTGCCGAAGGGCGGCTCCCGTTCGGGAGCCGCCCCCAGGCGAGGTACTAGCGGGCCGCACCGGCCGCGCCACGGCGAATGCCGAGGCGGTCGACCAGGGTACGGAAGCGCTCGATGTCCTTCTTGGCCAGGTACTGGAGCAGACGACGGCGCTGGCCGACGAGCAGCAGCAGGCCACGACGCGAGTGGTGGTCGTGCTTGTGGGTCTTGAGGTGCTCGGTCAGGTCCGAGATACGGCGGCTGAGCATGGCGACCTGGACCTCGGGGGAGCCGGTGTCGCCCTCCTTGGTGCCGAACTCGTCCATGATCTGCTTCTTGACAGCGGCGTCGAGGGCCACGGCAGCAACTCCTTGCGATGATGGGTGCCGGGTGTCCCTGGTCTGCTTCACAGGAACGGATGAGGCCCGGCGGTCGGGACCCGCTCTGGCCCCGCAGGGGCCGCAGGCGTGTCCGTCCCGGCCAGCTTACCAGCGTGGGGCGGGCACTTTAGCAGCGCCTCCGGCCGACCCTCAGCCGAGGCCCCGACGGCGTCCACCGGTCCGGGGCCCTCAGCCGAGGCCCCGACGGCGTCCACCGGTCCGGGGCCCTCAGCCGAGGCCCCGACGGCCTCCTCCGGTCCGGGGCCCTCAGCCGAGGCCCCGGACTCTGGCGTAGACGTCCAGCACCGCCAGCGCCAGCGGGATCAGCGCGGCCAGCACCAGGCCGTCGACCAGGTCCAGGATCCGGGCCCAGAACGGGGAGACGCCCCGGGCCGGGACCACCAGCGCGACCGCGACCAGCGCCCCCGCGCCCAGCGCGACGGCGGCGGCCAGGGCGACGGTGTGGACGTCCACGGCGGAGGTGTCGCCGAGGTTCCGGTAGAGGAAGCGGGGCAGGTTCAGCGAGAACCCGACGATCAGCAGGCCGAGCGCGAGGATCCCGGCCACCAGCAGGCACAGCACCTGGGGGGTGTGCCGGAACAGCCGGGCGCGCAGCGTCGCGGCCAGGCCCAGGGCCAGCGCCAGCAGCTCCGGCCAGCGGCTGTCGGTGAACGAGAGCACCGCCGCGCCGCCGACGACGACCGCGGCGCAGCCGCCGACCAGGCCGCCGAGCAGTTCGTGGCCGCGCCGGGCGCGGGCGGCGATCCGGGCGTAGTCGGCGCCCTCGGTCGCCTCGGCGTCCGGCTCGCCCCGGCCCGTCGGCTGCTGCGGGGCGTGGAAGGCGACCGGCAGCCGGGCGAAGCGGGCGGAGAACTGCGGCAGGAAGCCGAGCAGGGCGACCGCGGCGACGGACGCGACGGCGGCCGCCTCGCCGGCCGAGGCGCCGCTGAGGACGGCGGCGAAGGTGGCGGCCGTGCCCGCCGCCGAGACCAGTACCGCGGCCACGAAGGGGGCGTCGCCGCTCGGCAGCAGCGTGGCCAGCAGCACCGAGACCACCAGCACGGCGACGCATCCGGCCAGGAACTGGATCCGCCCCGGGCCCTGGCCGAGGGTCGGGGCGAGGATGCCGGAGCCGCCGATCAGCGCGTGCGGCAGCGCGGCCAGGCCGAGCGCCAGCGCGGAGCCCCGGTCGTCGTAGACCCGGGCGCGGACCCCCGCCAGCGCGGTCAGCAGGACCGCGGTCAGGCCGCTGATCAGGCCCGGGAGCGAGTGCATGTCGTGGCCGAGGTCGCTGGACCAGAGCGCGAGGCCGAGCAGCGCGAGCAGCAGGACCGAGCCGACCAGGCCCGCGGTGCGCAGCTGCGACCGGCTCCACAGGCCGCGGTCGGCGCCGACGGCGGTGGCGACGGCGTCGGCGACGTCGTCGTAGACGGCCCCGGGCAGCGAGTCGGCGAAGGGGCGCAGGCTGAGCAGGTCGCCGTCGCGGACCTGCTGGGCGATCAGCGACAGGCTGCTGTCGAGCACCGTGCCGTCGCGGCGGACCAGGTGGAATCCGGCGGGCGCGCCCTTGGGCAGGCTCTGGCCGGAGAGCCGCAGCAGCTCCGGGAAGACGTCGGCCAGCGGGATGTCCTCGGGCAGGGCGACATCGATCCGGCTGTCCGGTGCGACGACGGTGACCCGGCAGAAGCCGGTGCCGGCGCTGGTGTTCACCGCGAGCCCTCCCCCGTGTGCGTGCTGACGGCATGCCCGCGCCACGGCCGGGTGACCCTTGGTGACCGTGTGCGGCGGTTCACCCTACCGGCCCCCGCCGACAGCGCACCGTTCCGGTGCGGACGATCGTGGCGGCGACGGGTCGGCGGCCGTTCGGGACCGGGGCGCGGTCGATAGGATCTGGCCCCTGCGACGAACCGATGACACTCGATCAGACAAGGGCTGGTAGCGAGTTGAGCGTGGTAACCGTCAAGCGACCACCCCGTGCCCACCCGCCCGCGGTCCCCGGCGAGGAGTTACGGCTGGAGTCGCCGCCCGAGCTGCCGCGCGGCGCGGGCGGCCAGTGGTGGCAGTCGCTGCTGCCGATGCTGGCCACCGGCGGGTCCGCTGCCTTCTTCTTCCTGCCCGGCAGTCAGATGATCATGAAGGTCATGGGCGGGCTGATGGTCGCCTCGACCGTGGCGATGGCGGTCGCGCAGCTCAACAGCTCACGCAAGGGCGGCGGCGAGGACCTGGAGGACGAGCGCCGCGACTACCTCAAGTACCTGGCGCAGCTGCGCCGAGAGGTGCGCCGTACGGCCGCGTTGCAGCGCGACGCGCAGCTGTACCTGCACCCGGCGCCGGACCAGCTGTGGTCGGTGGTGGCCGAGGGCAGCCGACTGTGGGAGCGCCGCCCGGGCGACGCCGACTTCGGCCAGGCCCGGATCGGCACCGGGCCGCAGCGGCTGGCCACCCCGCTGGTCGCGCCGCGGACCGCGCCCAGGGAGGAGCTGGAGCCGCTGACCGCCGCCGCCATGAAGAGCTTCCTGGCGGTGCACGGCTCGCTGCCGGAGCTGCCGCTGGCGGTCTCGCTGCGGGCGTTCCACCACCTGACCGTGTCCGGCGACCCGGAGAGCGTGTACGGCACGGTCCGTGCCGCGCTGGCGCAGCTGGCCACCCTGCACTCGCCCGACGACCTGGTGGTCGGCGTCGCCGCCGCGCCCGGCGCGGCCCCCGAGTGGGAGTGGGTGAAGTGGCTGCCGCACGTCCAGCACCCGACCGAGGCCGACGGCGCGGGCTCGCTGCGGTTGATCTGCCACTCGCTGGACGAGTTGGAGCGGCTGCTCGCCGAGGAGCTGGCCGGGCGGCCCCGGTTCAGCCGGGACGCCCCGCCGGTCCTCGACCGGAAGCACCTGGTGGTGGTCCTGGACCGGGCCCCGGTCGGCCCGGACTCGCTGCTCGCCGGGGGGCTCGCCGGCGCCGACGGGCTGCACGGGGTGACCGTGGTCGAGGTGGTGCCGGGCGAGCTCGACGAGCCGCGCGGCGGCCTGTCGGTGCTGGTCGAGCCGGAGCGGATGCGGCTGGTCGCGGGCCGCGGCGCGGTCTACCGGGGGCGTCCGGACACGCTGAGCGGTCGGCAGGCGGAGGCGTTGGCGCGGCAGCTGGCGCCGCTGCGGGCCTCGGTCGGCGACAGCGACGAGCCGCTGCTGGCCAACCTGGACTTCACCGAGTTGATGGGCGTCGGCGACGCCGCCGCCGTGGACGTCTCCCGGACCTGGCGGCCCCGGGCGGCGCACGAGCGGCTGCGGGTGCCGATCGGGCTCGGCGCGGGCGGCGAGCCGGTGGTGCTGGACCTGAAGGAGTCGGCGCTGGAGGGCATGGGCCCGCACGGCCTGTGCGTGGGCGCCACCGGCTCCGGCAAGTCGGAGCTGCTGCGCACGCTGGTGCTGGGCCTGGCGATGACGCACTCCTCGGAGACGCTGAACTTCGTGCTCGCGGACTTCAAGGGCGGCGCGACCTTCGCCGGGATGGCGGACCTGCCGCACACCTCGGCGGTGATCACCAACATGGCCGAGGAACTGACCCTGGTGGACCGGATGCGGGACGCGGTGACCGGCGAGCTGAACCGCCGCCAGGAGCTGCTGCGCGCGGCCGGGAACTACCCGAACGTGCACGACTACGAGCGGGCCCGGGCGGCCGGGGCCCCGCTGGAGCCGTTGCCCTCGCTGCTGCTGATCATCGACGAGTTCAGCGAACTGCTCACCGCGAAGCCCGACTTCATCGACATGTTCATCCAGATCGGGCGGATCGGCCGGTCGCTGGGGGTGCATCTGCTGCTGGCCTCGCAGCGGCTGGAGGAGGGGCGGCTGCGCGGCCTGGAGACCTACCTCTCCTACCGGATCGGGCTGCGGACCTTCTCCGCCGCCGAGTCCCGGGCGGCGCTCGGCGTGCCCGACGCGTACCACCTGCCGTCGGTGCCCGGGGTGGGCTACCTCAAGTTCGGCACCGACGTGATGGCGCAGTTCAAGGCCGCCTACGTGTCGGGTCCGCACCGCTCCGGGGGCCCGCGGCGGGCGCCGGGCCGGGCCCGGCGGCAGCAGCCGGTGCTGTTCACCGGCGCGCCGGTGGCGCTGCCGCTGCTGCCGTCGCACGAGCTGGAGCCGCCGCGGCCCCCGCGTCGGGACGACGCGCTCGCCGACACCGTGCTCGATGTGATCGTCGCCCGGCTCGCGGGCCAGGGCCCACCGGCGCACCAGGTGTGGCTGCCGCCGCTGAACCAAGCCCCGGCGCTGGACCAGCTGCTGCCGCCGCTGACGACCACCGCCGACCGGGGCCTGGCACCGGCCGACTACCCGGCCGCCGGACGGCTGGCGGTGCCGATCGGGCTGGTCGACCGGCCGTTCGAGCAGCGGCGCGACCTGATGTACCTGGACTTCTCCGGCGCGGCCGGTCACGGGATCGTGGTCGGCGGTCCGCGCTCGGGCAAGTCCACCCTGCTGCGGGCGATGATCGGCGCCTTCGCGCTCACCCACACCCCGGCCGAGGTGCAGTTCTACTGCCTGGACTTCGGTGGCGGCGGGATGCTTCAGGTCGAGGGCCTGCCGCAGGTGGGCGGGGTGGCCGGGCGGCTGGACGCGGAGAAGGTCCGGCGGATGGTGGCCGAGGTCTCCGGCCTGGTCACCCGGCGCGAGGCGGTGTTCCGGGCGCAGGGCATCGACTCGATCGCGACCTTCCGCGCCCGCCGCCGACAGGGCCTGCTGCCGGAGGAGCGGTACGGCGACGTGTTCCTGGTGGTCGACGGCTGGCTCACCTTCCGGCAGGAGTTCGAGCTGCTGGAGCCGGTGGTGACCGACCTCGCCCAGCGCGGCCTGGCCTACGGCGTGCACCTGGTCGTCGGGGCCTCCCGCTACGGCGAGCTGCGGCCGGCGCTGAAGGACCTGATGCAGACCAGGGTGGAGCTGAAGCTCGGCGACGCGATGGAGTCCGAGATAGACCGCAAGGCCGCGGTGAACGTCCCGGCGGGGGTGCCGGGGCGCGGGCTGACCGCCGAGAAGCTGCACTTCCTGGGGGCGCTGCCGAGGATCGACGGTTCCACCTCGGTCGAGGACCTGGCCGACGGCCTGGCCGCGCTGGTCACCGCCGTCGGCGGCGGCTGGGGCGGCCCACGCGCGCCGCAGGTGCGGCTGCTGCCCGAGCTGCTGCCCGCCGAGCAGCTGCCGAAGGCCGCCGAGCACCCGCGGCTGGGCATCGCGATCGGGGTGGACGAGTCCGCGCTGGCCCCGGTCTTCGTCGACTTCCGGACCGACCCGCACTTCGTCGTCTTCGGCGACGGCGAGGCCGGGAAGACCGCGCTGCTGCGGCTGCTGCTCCAGGGCATCACCGAGCAGTACACCCCGGAGCAGGCCCGGATCGTCATCGGCGACTACCGCCGGGCGCTGCTGGGCCAGGTGGCCACCCCGCACCTGCTGGAGTACGCGGCGGCGCAGCCCGCGCTACAGGCGTTCCTGACCGACATCCGGGGCTCGATGGAGCGCCGGATCCCCGGTCCGGACGTCACCCAGGAGCAGCTGCGGGACCGCAGCTGGTGGTCGGGCGCGGAGCTGTTCCTGGTGATCGACGACTACGACCTGGTGGCGACGGCCTCCGGCAACCCGCTGACGCAGCTGCTGGAGGTGCTGCCGTTCGCCAAGGACGTCGGGCTGCACCTGATCATCGCCCGCCGCTCCGGCGGCGCGGGCCGGGCGCTGTACGAGCCGGTGCTACAGCGGCTGCGGGAGCTGGGGACGCAGGGGATCGTGATGTCCGGCGAGAAGGACGAGGGCGTGCTGCTGGGGAACGTGAGGCCGCAGCGGATGC includes these proteins:
- the eccD gene encoding type VII secretion integral membrane protein EccD, with amino-acid sequence MNTSAGTGFCRVTVVAPDSRIDVALPEDIPLADVFPELLRLSGQSLPKGAPAGFHLVRRDGTVLDSSLSLIAQQVRDGDLLSLRPFADSLPGAVYDDVADAVATAVGADRGLWSRSQLRTAGLVGSVLLLALLGLALWSSDLGHDMHSLPGLISGLTAVLLTALAGVRARVYDDRGSALALGLAALPHALIGGSGILAPTLGQGPGRIQFLAGCVAVLVVSVLLATLLPSGDAPFVAAVLVSAAGTAATFAAVLSGASAGEAAAVASVAAVALLGFLPQFSARFARLPVAFHAPQQPTGRGEPDAEATEGADYARIAARARRGHELLGGLVGGCAAVVVGGAAVLSFTDSRWPELLALALGLAATLRARLFRHTPQVLCLLVAGILALGLLIVGFSLNLPRFLYRNLGDTSAVDVHTVALAAAVALGAGALVAVALVVPARGVSPFWARILDLVDGLVLAALIPLALAVLDVYARVRGLG
- the rpsO gene encoding 30S ribosomal protein S15, with the translated sequence MALDAAVKKQIMDEFGTKEGDTGSPEVQVAMLSRRISDLTEHLKTHKHDHHSRRGLLLLVGQRRRLLQYLAKKDIERFRTLVDRLGIRRGAAGAAR
- the eccCa gene encoding type VII secretion protein EccCa, with protein sequence MSVVTVKRPPRAHPPAVPGEELRLESPPELPRGAGGQWWQSLLPMLATGGSAAFFFLPGSQMIMKVMGGLMVASTVAMAVAQLNSSRKGGGEDLEDERRDYLKYLAQLRREVRRTAALQRDAQLYLHPAPDQLWSVVAEGSRLWERRPGDADFGQARIGTGPQRLATPLVAPRTAPREELEPLTAAAMKSFLAVHGSLPELPLAVSLRAFHHLTVSGDPESVYGTVRAALAQLATLHSPDDLVVGVAAAPGAAPEWEWVKWLPHVQHPTEADGAGSLRLICHSLDELERLLAEELAGRPRFSRDAPPVLDRKHLVVVLDRAPVGPDSLLAGGLAGADGLHGVTVVEVVPGELDEPRGGLSVLVEPERMRLVAGRGAVYRGRPDTLSGRQAEALARQLAPLRASVGDSDEPLLANLDFTELMGVGDAAAVDVSRTWRPRAAHERLRVPIGLGAGGEPVVLDLKESALEGMGPHGLCVGATGSGKSELLRTLVLGLAMTHSSETLNFVLADFKGGATFAGMADLPHTSAVITNMAEELTLVDRMRDAVTGELNRRQELLRAAGNYPNVHDYERARAAGAPLEPLPSLLLIIDEFSELLTAKPDFIDMFIQIGRIGRSLGVHLLLASQRLEEGRLRGLETYLSYRIGLRTFSAAESRAALGVPDAYHLPSVPGVGYLKFGTDVMAQFKAAYVSGPHRSGGPRRAPGRARRQQPVLFTGAPVALPLLPSHELEPPRPPRRDDALADTVLDVIVARLAGQGPPAHQVWLPPLNQAPALDQLLPPLTTTADRGLAPADYPAAGRLAVPIGLVDRPFEQRRDLMYLDFSGAAGHGIVVGGPRSGKSTLLRAMIGAFALTHTPAEVQFYCLDFGGGGMLQVEGLPQVGGVAGRLDAEKVRRMVAEVSGLVTRREAVFRAQGIDSIATFRARRRQGLLPEERYGDVFLVVDGWLTFRQEFELLEPVVTDLAQRGLAYGVHLVVGASRYGELRPALKDLMQTRVELKLGDAMESEIDRKAAVNVPAGVPGRGLTAEKLHFLGALPRIDGSTSVEDLADGLAALVTAVGGGWGGPRAPQVRLLPELLPAEQLPKAAEHPRLGIAIGVDESALAPVFVDFRTDPHFVVFGDGEAGKTALLRLLLQGITEQYTPEQARIVIGDYRRALLGQVATPHLLEYAAAQPALQAFLTDIRGSMERRIPGPDVTQEQLRDRSWWSGAELFLVIDDYDLVATASGNPLTQLLEVLPFAKDVGLHLIIARRSGGAGRALYEPVLQRLRELGTQGIVMSGEKDEGVLLGNVRPQRMPPGRGVLVTRRRGSFTVQTGWLPVR